The Sinomicrobium kalidii region ATTGCATCGGCCAGTATCGGGTTTACTACCGGGGTGGTGGCCGGGAATTTTGCCTGGTATGCCTTCGTGTTCATCTTTCTGCTCGCCGCTGTTTTTGCCCCGCGTTATCTCGGGGCAGGAACGCAGACACTGCCGGGTTATATGGGACAGAAGTTTGGCGATTCTACCCGGAATATCTTAGCCTGGTATACCTTGATCACCATTCTGGTCAGTTGGTTGTCGCTCACCCTTTTTGCCGGGGGGATACTCATCCGGCAGATACTGGGGCTTCCCATGTTAGTGTCCATTATGGTACTGCTGGCCATTGCCGCTTTTTTTACCATTGCAGGCGGACTGAAAACCATTGCCTATACCAACGTGTTCCAGATGATACTGCTTATTCTCGTGTCACTGGCCTTAACATTGACCGGACTGGATAAGGCCGGAGGCATCAGTACCCTGAAAACCGCAACACCCGCGGAATACTGGAACCTTTTCCTGCCTTCGGATAATGAAGCGTATCCCTGGCCGGCCATTTTACTGGGCTATCCCGTAATGGGCGTATGGTTCTGGTGTACGGACCAGTCGATGGTACAGTCCGTTTTAGGGGCGAAAAACCTGAAACAGGGACAACTGGGGGCCAATTTTACCGGGTGGCTCAAAATACTCGACGTACCGTTGTTTATCCTTCCCGGGATACTCTGCTATGTGCTTTTCCCGTCACTGGATGACCCGGACAAAGCTTATATGACCATGGTTACGGAACTCTTCCCCCCGGGGATGCAGGGCCTGGTCATGGCAGTACTTATCGCGGCTTTGGTAAGCACGGTAGACTCGGCCCTGAATGCACTCAGCACCGTATTCACCATGGATATCTATGTAAAGAAATACAAATCGGATGCAGGCAGGAAGGAGATCAGGAAAACAGGACACCGGGTCACCCTTGCCGGGGCGGCCGTTGCCGTTTTTATTACGCTGGCCATAGACAGCATCAAAGGATTGAACCTCTTTGATGTTTTCCAGTCCGTACTCGGGTTTATAGCCCCGCCCATGACCACCGTGTTCCTGTTTGGCGTATTGTGGAAAAGGACCACGGCAAAAGCTGTCAATACGGTGCTTATATGGGGAACAGCCCTGAGCATGGGGACCGGGATCTTTTACCTGTGGGTATTCCCCGCGGAAGGCCATGGTTTCTGGCCGCATTTCCTGTTGTTGTCGTTTTACCTTTTTATCCTTCTGTCCGTATTGATCGTGGGAATCTCCCTCGCTACCGGGAAGAAAGAAGAAATAGGCAAAGAAGAGGAAAAAACAATCCCCCCGATACGGGGCAAAGTAAAATGGCTATGGGGCATCCTGGCGCTTGTCATGATAATCCTGTACCTTTTGTTCAACGGTAATGAATAAAGATAAATATTGTCCCCCTTGAGGCGATGTGCTGAGCGTAGTCGAAGTAGGGGACCAAGGGGAGTGTCCCCCCAAAAAAATAAACCCAAAAAATTATGACCAACAAAAAAACATACATCCTCCTCATCCTTATGATCCTCCCGATCATATCGCAGCTCCCTCAGGCCCATGCCCGGGAAAACCACCCCGGACCCACCTGGATATGGTACCCCGGCGATTACGAAATATGGCTCAGCAACAAGATGCAGGCCCGCAGAACCGAAAGGGGCGCATTTTTCCCGCCTTTATGGCGGTATTACAGCCCGTATGCACTGGTCACGTTCAATAAGGAATTTTCTGTTCCGGAAACCGATACCGTAATGATCAGGGCCGAAGGAGAATGCAAGATCCAGCTTGACGGAAAAATGTATTCCGGCGATCCGGAAAAAATGACCATCCCGCCGGGAGAACACAGCATTACGATTAAGGTGTACAACCAGGAAAAGACCCCGGCATTGTTTGTGGAAGGGCAATACCTGAAGAGTGATCCTTCCTGGAAGGTCACTTTCGAGGACAAGGAATGGATAGACGAGTCCGGCCGGGCTTCCGGGCAGTCGGGTACCGAATGGCAACAGGTCGGAAGCTG contains the following coding sequences:
- a CDS encoding sodium:solute symporter family transporter, which codes for MKIYDKLQPLDFTVVGLYLLVVIGIGAWVSFRKRPGAGENMFLAGNSLRWPGIGFTMWGTNVGPSMLIASASIGFTTGVVAGNFAWYAFVFIFLLAAVFAPRYLGAGTQTLPGYMGQKFGDSTRNILAWYTLITILVSWLSLTLFAGGILIRQILGLPMLVSIMVLLAIAAFFTIAGGLKTIAYTNVFQMILLILVSLALTLTGLDKAGGISTLKTATPAEYWNLFLPSDNEAYPWPAILLGYPVMGVWFWCTDQSMVQSVLGAKNLKQGQLGANFTGWLKILDVPLFILPGILCYVLFPSLDDPDKAYMTMVTELFPPGMQGLVMAVLIAALVSTVDSALNALSTVFTMDIYVKKYKSDAGRKEIRKTGHRVTLAGAAVAVFITLAIDSIKGLNLFDVFQSVLGFIAPPMTTVFLFGVLWKRTTAKAVNTVLIWGTALSMGTGIFYLWVFPAEGHGFWPHFLLLSFYLFILLSVLIVGISLATGKKEEIGKEEEKTIPPIRGKVKWLWGILALVMIILYLLFNGNE